A stretch of the Pseudomonas helvetica genome encodes the following:
- a CDS encoding DcrB-related protein yields the protein MTSYRMQEADLEIPDTWQDQSINIFKLPAVGPAKEASFVISRDATQGDAPFAEYVDRQLKSAEQQLPGFKLVQRWDTVLQGHTATLLDYTWQREGRELMLRQVFIERKPSVLITTLTTTPNDFAYHEQAWKLAMHSFKPQPPII from the coding sequence GTGACCTCTTACCGCATGCAAGAAGCCGATCTCGAAATCCCCGATACCTGGCAGGACCAGAGCATCAATATTTTTAAGCTGCCAGCAGTCGGCCCTGCTAAAGAAGCCAGTTTCGTCATCAGTCGCGATGCTACCCAGGGCGACGCGCCATTTGCAGAATACGTGGACCGCCAACTCAAAAGTGCGGAGCAGCAACTGCCGGGTTTCAAGCTGGTTCAGCGCTGGGACACGGTGCTGCAAGGGCATACCGCCACATTGCTGGATTACACCTGGCAACGCGAGGGGCGCGAACTGATGCTGCGCCAGGTGTTCATCGAGCGTAAGCCGTCCGTGCTGATCACCACCTTGACCACGACACCGAATGACTTCGCCTATCACGAGCAGGCCTGGAAGCTGGCGATGCATTCGTTCAAGCCACAGCCTCCAATCATCTGA